The following are encoded in a window of Hippoglossus hippoglossus isolate fHipHip1 chromosome 23, fHipHip1.pri, whole genome shotgun sequence genomic DNA:
- the pfkfb3 gene encoding 6-phosphofructo-2-kinase/fructose-2,6-bisphosphatase 3 isoform X6 yields the protein MPRELTQNRTQKTWVPTKDDKPAPRRGTSPTGAPHLANPPTVIVMVGLPARGKTYISKKLTRYLNWIGMPTKVFNVGEYRREAVKNYSSYDFFKSDNECAVKIRQQCALAALRDVKSYLKDEGGHVAVFDATNTTRERRDMILKFGDENGFKIFFIESVCDDPSVIASNIMEVKVSCPDYRDCNKTDAMLDFQRRIECYKTSYQPLDPDQHDRDLAFIKVIDVGRRFLVNRIQDHIQSKIVYYLMNIHIQPRTIYLCRHGESTDNLEGRLGGDSGLSPRGRQFSATLARFVEEQKLENLKVWTSQLCRSIQTAEHLGVQYKQWKALNEIDAGVCEDLTYDEVKEKYPEEFALRDEDKYYYRYPAGESYQDLVQRVEPVIMELERQENVLVICHQAVMRCLLAYFLDKSADEMPYLRCPLHTVLKLTPVAYGCKVESISLNVEGVNTHRDRPEEVKRGPGTLIRRNSVTPLTSPESNIKKPRIDDLDEAPIQELPPSAAASLALCSPSHLPLTLAGQHWLGKVCLT from the exons caACTGGCGCTCCCCACTTGGCCAACCCCCCCACCGTCATCGTGATGGTGGGCCTGCCTGCTCGAGGCAAAACGTACATATCAAAGAAACTCACTCGCTACCTCAACTGGATCGGCATGCCTACCAAAG TCTTTAACGTTGGAGAGTACCGCAGGGAGGCAGTCAAGAACTACAGCTCCTATGACTTCTTCAAGTCTGATAATGAGTGTGCCGTGAAAATCAGGCA GCAGTGTGCCTTAGCAGCCTTGAGGGATGTCAAGTCCTATCTGAAGGACGAGGGAGGCCATGTAGCG GTCTTCGatgccacaaacacaacaagggAAAGACGAGACATGATCCTCAAGTTCGGCGATGAGAACGGCTTCAAG aTCTTTTTCATCGAGTCTGTGTGCGATGATCCCAGCGTCATCGCGTCCAACATCATG GAAGTGAAGGTGTCGTGTCCAGACTACCGGGACTGCAACAAGACCGACGCCATGCTGGATTTCCAGAGGAGAATCGAGTGCTACAAAACCAGCTACCAACCCCTGGACCCCGATCAGCACGACAG GGATCTCGCCTTCATCAAGGTGATCGATGTCGGCCGGCGGTTCCTCGTCAACCGGATCCAAGATCACATCCAGAGCAAGATCGTCTACTACCTGATGAACATCCACATCCAGCCCCGCACCATCTACCTGTGTCGGCATGGAGAGAGCACCGATAACCTGGAGGGACGGCTCGGTGGGGACTCTGGCCTCTCGCCGCGGGGCAGACAG TTTTCAGCCACCCTGGCCCGGTTTGTTGAGGAGCAGAAACTGGAGAATTTGAAGGTGTGGACCAGCCAGCTGTGTCGCAGCATCCAGACTGCCGAGCACCTGGGAGTCCagtacaaacagtggaaggctCTTAATGAGATCGATGCC GGAGTGTGTGAGGACTTGACGTACGATGAGGTGAAGGAGAAATATCCAGAGGAGTTTGCTTTGAGAGATGAAGATAAATACTACTACCGCTATCCTGCTGGAGAg TCCTACCAGGACCTGGTCCAGCGGGTGGAGCCGGTCATCATGGAGCTGGAGAGGCAGGAGAACGTCCTGGTTATTTGCCACCAGGCGGTCATGCGCTGCCTGCTGGCCTACTTCCTGGATAAGAGCGCAG ATGAGATGCCCTACCTGAGATGCCCCCTGCACACGGTGCTGAAGCTCACCCCGGTCGCCTACGGGTGCAAAGTGGAGTCCATCTCTTTGAATGTGGAGGGAGTGAACACCCACAGAGACAGACCCGAG gaggtgaagaggggCCCCGGCACCTTGATCAGGAGGAACAGCGTGACTCCCCTGACCAGCCCCGAGTCAAACATTAAGAAACCTCGAATCGATGACCTGGACGAGGCTCCGATCCAGGAGCTGCCTCCATCGGCGGCTGCCTCGCTGGCTCTCTGCAGCCCCTCGCACCTCCCTCTCACCTTGGCCGGACAG CACTGGCTGGGTAAAGTCTGCCT AACCTGA